AGCAGGTCGCCGGTGAACTTGTCGCGAACCGCGGCCAGCTCCTCGTACGTCCCGACGGCCAGCGTCTCGACGCCCAGCCGGCCCGCCTCGGCGGCCAGCAGCGCGTGCCCGAAGCCGTAGCCGGTCCCCTTCACCACCGGGACCAGCCGGGGGTACGCCTCGGCGACGGAGTCCAGGTGGCCCCGCCAGCGGGCGGAGTCGACGTGCAGCGTCAGCGACATCGCAGGGCTACCCCCGTCGGCGCATGTAGAGGTCGAAGGCGGTGTACAGCAGCCGGGAGATCGGCAGGTCCCACTCGCCGAGGTACTCCGCGGCCTCACCGCCGGTGCCGAGCTTGAACTGCAGCAGTCCGAAGTGGGAGTCGGACTCGTCCATCGTGTCGGTGATCCCGCGCAGGTCGTAGACCCGGGCGCCGGAGGACAGCGCGTCCCGGATCATCTCCCACTGCAGCGCGTTGGACGGGCGGACGTCGCGCTTGGCCGTCGACGACGCGCCGTAGGAGTACCACGCGTGGGTGCCCACCTGGACGCCGATGGTGGCCGCCGCCAGCTCGCCCTCGTGGTGGGCGAGGAACAGCTTGGCGCGGTCGGGGTTCTCGGCGTTGAGGGCGCGGAACATCGTGACGAAGTACGCCAGCGGACGCGGGGTGAAGTGGTCGCGCCGGGCGGTCTCGACGTACAGCTCGTGGAAGGCGGGCAGGTCGTCGGCCGAGCCCCGGCTGACCTCGACACCCGCCTTGGCGGCCTTCTTGATGTTGCGCCGCCACAGCTGGTTCATCCCGGAGAGGACGGCCTTCTCGTCGCGGTCCTCCAGCGGCAGCTGGAAGACGTACCGCGGCTGGCCCGCGGCGAAGCCGGAGGCGTTCTCGGCCGGCGGGCGCCAGCCCAGGGACCGCAGCTGGTCGGCCACGGCGAGCGCGGTGTGGTCGCTGCTGTCGGGGGTCACGTCACCGAGGGTGCGCGGCCCCGAACTCTCCTCCGCCAGGGCGGCCTTGACGGTGGCGGCGGACCAGCGGCGGGCGATCACCGGCGGGCCCATCCGGATCCCGAAGGCGCCCTGCGCGCTCACGTGCGCGGTCAGCGGCGTCAGCCACCGGCCGAGGTCGCCGTCGGCCCAGTCGATCACCGGGCCCTCGGGGAGGTAGGCGAGCGAACGCCGCATCC
This Actinopolymorpha cephalotaxi DNA region includes the following protein-coding sequences:
- a CDS encoding lipid II:glycine glycyltransferase FemX — protein: MVLRVRTLTPAEHLAFLESRESASFLQTPAWGEVKREWRAESVGWVDAGDDGEKVIGAGLVLYRRLPRMRRSLAYLPEGPVIDWADGDLGRWLTPLTAHVSAQGAFGIRMGPPVIARRWSAATVKAALAEESSGPRTLGDVTPDSSDHTALAVADQLRSLGWRPPAENASGFAAGQPRYVFQLPLEDRDEKAVLSGMNQLWRRNIKKAAKAGVEVSRGSADDLPAFHELYVETARRDHFTPRPLAYFVTMFRALNAENPDRAKLFLAHHEGELAAATIGVQVGTHAWYSYGASSTAKRDVRPSNALQWEMIRDALSSGARVYDLRGITDTMDESDSHFGLLQFKLGTGGEAAEYLGEWDLPISRLLYTAFDLYMRRRG